A window of Oncorhynchus masou masou isolate Uvic2021 chromosome 16, UVic_Omas_1.1, whole genome shotgun sequence genomic DNA:
cctggattaggacctgcgccgcttcctgtgtgaggcagggtcgtacttgGTACAGTGTGGATGTTGTAGAGCTTGAACCTACAGGAATTTTCGGGCCAAAGCACATGATGTTGTGTTGAGAGTTGAACAGGGtggttgtccaggatcacgccttTAAATGGTTCTTAGCGCTTCttggaggaggacacaatggagttgtcaaccgtgatgagCTGTAGATCATGATAGGAAAGGCAGTTCCTTCCCATTGGTGTGTCTTGAGTCAGCTCCAGTCTTGGACAAGGTTCAGCTTGAGAGTGGAACAATAaagatccgtcatccacactgatatgttgCCAGGTACATGGCAGAGATGCGTTTCAGGAGCATCACCTGGTCATCAAAGGGGGGCTCAAAGGAGAAGAGTGCTAAGGTTGTGTTGTCAGTTTCACTGTTACATTTAGCAATGATTCTTGGAGAGACCATAAGGTTATGACTTAAGAACAtgtgacttggtgtatagggaAATGCTAGGAGTTCTTCGTttgggcctagaacagagccctgggggacaccagtggtgagttAGCGCATGTGGCGGtcaggagacagattctcgccaaaACGCCACCTGGTAGGAAAAACGACCTGTCAAGGATGATGATGGTAGGACGCAATCAGAGACGTGGGCCGCACTTCAgaagatgcccaactcggagctGAGGGTGGACAGAGTTCCCAATCAGGATCTGACATGGTTCACAGTCAAATTTCGAAGGCAGCCATAGGTCTAGAAGGATATCAGAGCAGAGGAGAAAGGAGTTAGCTTTCACTGCAGGTAAGGACGGAGCGCCTCCAAATGAAATACAGAGAACAGCAAAGTCTCCATTTGACATGACTAatgtcttgaaacctgactgatttggatcaagaaggtcattctgagagaagATAGCGGGAGAGCCCCCCCAAGGACTGaaacgttcaagagttttggagagaaaagaaagaagggatactggtctgtcaGTTGtgtgacatcggagggatcgagtgtaggttttttgcccatcagaaggggtgcaactctcgctctcttgaaaacggaagggacgtagccagcggtcagggatgagttgatgagcgaggtgaggtactgagaaggtctccggaaatggtctggagaagagggaggggatagggtcaagcgggcaggtgtGTATCGGCGCAATAGACAAAGCCTGTTGGGCTgaggccggccgtcacaagattGAATATTCAGAGgtgatttcatctggagagagagattgggagaaaGATATTTGGTTGAGAGAGCACAGGGTAGGGaacagtgtgagcagaaccagcgacAGTTAAatgtgtcgtttgacttagcaaacgaggatcggatgtcgtctgaccttcttttcaaaatggttgagaagtcatctgcagagagggaggaggggggggagaggattCAGATctgggaggagaaggtggcaaagacttcctagggttagaggcagatggctggaatttagagtggaagaaagtggctttagcagcagaggaCAGAGTCTGGCTGAAAATGTAGCAGAGGAGGGAGTGAActggatgccaggtccgcaggaacgagttttcctccattggaccgcccttaaccactgctgcccggagctctgttctccGGGCAGCTATTTTCTGTCaattaaataacatcaaattgatcataaataaagtgtagacattgttaatgctgtaaatgactattgtagctggaaacggcagatttttatggaatatctacataggcttacagaggcccattatcagcaaccatcactcctgtgtttccgatgacacgttgtgttagctaatccaagattatcattttaaaagactaattgatcattagaaaaccattttgcaattatgttaacacagctgaaactGTTGTCTGATAAacgaagcaataaaactggccttctttagactagttgagtatctggagcatctgcATTTTTAGGTttgatctgaggacccataccaaattTTTTCAGTCTACTGAGTGGGACTAgattttgtcatgccctctttacgactgtcttggtgtgcttggaccatgttagtttgttggtgatgtggactccaaggaacttgaagctctcaacctgctccactacagccacatcgatgagaatgggggcgtgctcattcctccttttcctgtagtccccaatcatctcctttgtcttgatcacgttgagggagagattgttgtccttggcaccacactgtcaggtctctgacctcctccctcatcattgtcgatgatcaggcctaccactgttgtgtcatcagcaaacttaatgatggtgttggagtcgtgcctggccgtgcagacatgagtgaacagggagtacaggagggactgagcacgcacccctgacaGGCCCACGTGTTGAAGattcagtgtggcggatgtgttgttaccttcccttaccacctgggggcggcccatcaggaagtctaagatccagttgcaaagggaggtttTTCAGGCCCAgtgtctttagcttagtgatgagctttgagggcactgtggtgttgaaccctgagctgtagtcaatgaatagcattctcacataggtgtgtcttttgtccaggtgggaaaggacagtgtggagtgcaataaagattgtatcatctgtggatcttttggtgcggtaatcaaattggagtgggtctagggtttctgggatactggtgttgatgtgtgccatgtccagcctttcaaagcatttcatggctacagacgtgagtgctacagattggtagtcatttagggaggttacctttgtgttcttggacacaggcactatggtggtctgcttaaaacatgttggtccattacagactcagacaggggtCCGTAGTGTAACTGTaacagcgttcttcgtttgtcgaaagagagtcggaccgaaatgcagcgtgttggttactcatgtttttaatagaacaagtgacgatacatgaaataacaaaaacaacaaatggatcgtgaaaaacctatacagcctgtctggtgaacactaacacagagacaggaacaatcacccacgaaatacaaagtgaaaccctggctacctaaatacggttcccaatcagagacaacgagaatcacctgactctgattgagaaccgcctcaggcagcctatacaacacccctactcagccgcaatcccaaatactacaaaaaaccccactatgaaatacaacaacataaacccatgtcacaccctggcctgaccaactaattaacgaaaacacaaaatactaagaccaaggcgtgacagaaaggttgaaaatgtcagtgaagacacatgcTAGTTAGTCAGCGAATGCTCACAgttacacgtcctggtaatccgtctggccctgcggccttgtgaatgttgacctgtttaaacatcttactcacatcggctgcggagagcgtgatcacacagtcgtccggaacagttgGTGCTCGTATGCATATTTCAGTGTTTTTTGCTTCAAAGCAACCATAGAAGTAGTtaagctcatctggtaggctcgtgtcactgggcagctctcagctgtgcttccctttgtagtctgtaatgtttggcaagccctgccacatccgacgagcttcggAGCTGGTGTATTACGATTTGATCTTAATCTGATTTAGAGTTAGTACGATGTTTAATAGCCTGCTGAAATGTCAAACGTCAGTTAATAGGCACAAAATCATACCTcgctccccccccaaaaaatatttgttttgccTCCATGACTATAAAAGGTTGTCATGGAGACAAACCAAAGAGATAAAGAGACAAACCAAAGATATGCCATATGCATCAGAGTCACGTCTTTCCCTGGCATTTTACAACTTTTTTCTAGCATAAAGCATTCCTATAGATCCCTATATGTTATCAGGTCCATTTAATTGTTTTCTACATCTTAAGGTAACAAGGTGTAGGCTTTTACATTATGCTTTTAGCCATTTTCTTTAACAATAGCCACAGACCCTCACATACCCCCTCAATTTGAATCTTGTTTTAAACTTCACAcaaataaataaaggtgaaaaaaaataaaaaataagacaGGGTGCTGAAAACGGGATGTttcctttttttgctgagtttatataaaaaaatggcatctgctttttttggtcctccaataatcggtatcggcgttgataattcataatcggtcgacctctactctaaACCCTCAACCTGCATACTTTACGATATTCCAACTTAACCACTGAAAGAactacttcctgtgcttggccctcctatgttgaacataataaatggttCCCTATCCTCAGGATGTGTACCAACCttactaaaagtggcagtaataaagcctcttgaaaaagccaTGTAAAAAACTATTATCCTATTTCGAATCTCCCTCTATATCGAATCATCTCAAAAATGTTGggaaaagctgttgcgcagcaactcacagCCTTCCTGACGACAaataatgtatacaaaatgcttctgtctggttttagaccctatcatagcactgagactgcactcgtgaaggtgctaaattaccttttaatggtgtcagactcacagacaaactgaattggtccactcacacagacagcatcgtgaagaaggcgcagcagcgcctcttcaacctcaggaggctgaagaaatttggcttgtcaccaaaagcactcacaaacttctacagatgcacaatcgagagcatcctggcgggctgtatcaccgcctggtacggcaactgctccgcccacaaccgtaaggctctccagagggtagtgaggtctgcacaacgtatcaccaggggcaaactacctgccctccaggacacctacaccacccgatgttacaggaaggccacaaagatcatcaaggacaacacccacccgagccactgcctgttcaccccgctatcatccagaaggcgaggtcagtacaggtgcatcaaagctgggaccgagagactgaaaaacagcttctatctcaaggccatcagactgttaaacagcaaccactaacattgagtggctgctgccaacacactgactcaactccagccacttcaataatgggaattgatgggaaaggatgtaaaatatatcactagccatttaaacaatgctacctaatataatgtttacataccctacattattcatctcatatgtatacgtatatactgtactctatcatctactgcatccttatgtaatacatgtatcactagccgctttaactatgccactttgtttacatactcatctcatatgtatatactgtactcgataccatctactgtatcttgcctatgctgctctgcaccatcactcattgatatctttatgtacattttctttatccccttacactgtgtataagaaattagttttggaattgttagttagattacttggtggttattactgcattgtcagaactggaagcacaagcatttcgctacactcgcattaacctctgctaaccatgtgtatgtgacaaataaaatttgatttgatttgacttaggCTCTGCCCTTTTGTCCTTTTGtccttttgataccatcaatcaccacattcttttggagataTTAGAAACCTTAATTGGTCTGCATGGACAAGTTCtcacctggtttagatcttatctgtcggaaagatatcagttcgtctctgtggatggtttggcCTCTGACAATTCAGTTGTATGTTTCCgcgttcctcaaggttccattttaagaacactattgttttcactattcagtatattctacctcttggtgatgtcattcggaaactaAATGTCAACTTTTCTTGCAGTGCGGACTTCACagagctgtacatttcgatgaaacatggtgaaaccTCAAAATTGCATACCCTGGAAGCTTGTGTTTTTTTTACTATTAAACTCGGAttaaacagagatgctagttctaggtcccaagaaactgctgttggatctgacaattcatcttgatggttgtacagtcgtctcaaataaaactgtgaaggacctctgcatTACTCTGGACACTGATCTGTCTTTTtatgaacatatcaagaatatttcaaggaaagcttttttccatctttgtaatatttaaaaaattaGGAACATTTTGtaaaaaattatgcagaaatgctaatccatgcttttgtcacttctagattagactacagcaatgctctactctcaagctatccggataaagcactaaataaacttcagttagtgcttaCCACGGCTGATAGAATCTTGACTAAAACCCccaaaatgtatcatattactccagtgctagggATACGGCTGATTTGAAGGTTTTATTgcaacaaagcattacatgggctttctCCTACCTATTTctccaatttggtcctgccgtacatacactggctgagtcactggcttactagtgctcttttATGCCGGCCCTAGGAGGGGTGTTTCACTTGAGTGGATTGAGTCACAGATGTTATCTTCCTGCCCAATTGTGTGCCCCCTCTGGCTCGTGCGGTATAGGAGATCTacatgggctatactcagctttgtcagggtagtaagttggtggtctttTGATATCCCTCTTGTgtggtgggggctgtgctttggcaaagtgggtggggttatatcctgtctGGTTGGCTCTGTCCGGGGGTACCGTCGGACGTGGCCAGTGTCCCCCAACCCACCCCTGTCTAAGAGCCCAGTATCTATGCTGGATAGTCTATATGCCAGGGggttagggtcagtctgttatatctggggtaattatcctgtcttatctggtgtcctgtgtgaatttaagtgtccTCCCTCtaattttctctccctcccctccttgaggacctgagccctaggaccattccTCAgcactacctggcctgatgactcctgactgtccccagtccacctggttgtggtgctgctccagtttcaactgttctggctgcagctacagtggggcaaaaaagtgtttagtcagccaccaattgtgcaagttctcccacttaaaaatatgagagaggactgtaattttcataataggtaaacttcaactatgacagacaaaatgagaaaaaaaatccagaaaatcacattgtaggatttttaatttatttatttgcaaattatggtggaaaataagtattgtgagattgagtgaaaacctccttctatcagcaagggcattgaagattaaatgtggctgggtctttcagcatgacaatgatcccaaacacaccacccgggcaacaaaggagtggcttcgtaagaagcatttcaaggtccaggagtggcctagccagtctccagatctcaacccatagaaaatctttggagggagttgaaagtctgtgttgcccagcaacaaccccaaaacatcactgctctagaggagatctgcatggaggaatgggccaaaataccagcaacagtgtgtgaaaaccttgcgaAGACTTTTGTgatgacctctgtcattgccaacaaagggtatgtaacaaagtattgagaaacgtttgttattgaccaaatacttattttccaccataatttgcaaataaattcatcaaaaatcctacaatgtgattttctgaatttttttttctcattttgtctgtcatagttgaaaattacagtcctctctcatctttttaagtgggagaccttgcacaattggtggctgactaaatacttttttgccccactgtatgtaaccCTGATGTAACCCTgtaacctctgaatgctcggctatgaaaagccaacagtcaacactcctgaggtactgacctgttgcaccctctacaaccactgttatTATTatatgaccctgctggtcatctatgaacgtttgaacatcttgaagagcAATCTGGCCTTAGTgcccatgtactcttataatctccacccgacacagccagaagaggactggccacccctcagagcctggttccttttTAGGTTTCTTTTCAGGTTCCTGCCTttatagggagtttttcctagccaccgtgcttctacatgtgcattgcttgctgtttggggttttaggctgtgtttctgtatagcactgtgACATCTGCTTTataaattcatttgattgatGTGTTGTGCTATGTTGGTGTTGAAGTCATAGCACGTGCAGTGCTGAAAACTCCAAGCGCTGAAGGTGTGGCCTGCATTCCTCATGCTTGCTTGAGCAACACCCTAACATTCAGATAGGGTCAGCTTTTTTAACACCAGTGAACCTCACACTTATCAATgggaaaatgtttaaaaaaggtTGAGGCTTACtctaataaatatatatatatatttggcagCTGCGTTTAGATACGCATGTGAACTCTCGGAAGTAATATCCATGAAATGTTCTGTTATACAGTATAGGCGTGTAATAATATGGAAAATCTAACAGGACTATTGCTTGCGATTAACAGGAACAAATATTATTGTCTTTTTACTTTGGGAAAAGCCTTTGCAAGCTCACTGGCCCCACAGGATGTGTTTATGTATGCACTGTGTGGTTTTATGATAGGAAGTGTTCACAGCGGAGCTCACACCGACTGACACTGTCGCAAGTGCTGGTCATTTGACCTTTCTTGGCCAAGAGGGTAAGTGATACACATGCCACGTCCTTGTCTCATATGAGGAATTTTACATCCTTGGTGTTATGGGACATACAGTTTTGTTGAAGTAAGCTAGAACACAATTCGATTCAGAGTACTGTTGTGATGAATTGGAAAGTCAGTTAAATGAATGGAATCAAAAGCAAGcccccaaaaataaaataaaaaataaaatcaatgtATTTGTCAcctgcgccaaatacaacaggtgtagtacagtaaaattcttacttacaggctctaaccaatagtgcaaaaaaggtgttcagtgaacaataggtaagtaaagaaataaaacaacagtaaaaagactataaagtagcgaggctacatacagtcaccggttagtcaggctgattgaggtagtatgtacagtacatgtagatatggttaaagtgactatgcatatatgatgaacagagagtagcagtagcgtgaaagagggggtggtgggtggcgggacacaatgcagatagcccggttagccaatgtgcgggagcactggttggtcgggccaattgaggtagtgtgtacatgaatgtatagttaaagtgactatgcatataagaacCAACATAATATTCACGGAGCTCATGTTTTGGTTTGTAAATGGTTTATTACAACTTCCTCCATTGGATACAAAATTAAATAAAGATAGGCCTATAtgaaatatacatttaaaaaagtaggCCTACTGCTTACATTCGTTATTAATATGGCATATTTACAGATATTTACACAAAATAATTATGAGAAATATATTAGTTTAGCATTTCATATAAAACAATATACATTCAGCTTTTTACATTGGGGAGAGAGGTATTTTTAAATTCAGCTCATTCACGCTCTACTCTTCCTCGTCATTGTCACTAACGCTCTCCTCGTCATCATTACTGCTCGAGTCTTCATAGAGGCAGATGGTTGCTTGCACTGGATAGGTGTGCAGAAGCATCTCTGCGTCCTGGTACAGATAATCGAAGCATCTCGATTTGGGCCAAAACAACCTAGAACACAAGACCATCAGATTAGGTGTTTGAATTGAAAATATAAAGTAGGCTATGATATAGTTGATATAGGGTATATAGAGCGAGGGCATCTCATTCACCATTAAGCACAAACAGAGACGCATATTTTCAACGTGATATTAGTGAGGTAGTTTCACTTACTTTACTGGGTGTGTGATCTGTGGACTCTTGCAGTATTTGGTGTCTGAAAATCCTCCA
This region includes:
- the LOC135557365 gene encoding protein ripply2-like, producing MENIIGHRGLIGGVIGINFVQQPANLWRPWVGKADRERRVTENTPYTKPIGGFSDTKYCKSPQITHPVKLFWPKSRCFDYLYQDAEMLLHTYPVQATICLYEDSSSNDDEESVSDNDEEE